The genomic region GGATCAGGTCCATGTCCGGCTTATCGGAATTGGCCGACGAAAGGGCGAACTGCGAGTAGCTGACGATGGGGGTGAGCAGGTTGTTGAACTCGTGCGCGATGACGGCCGCGATCGTGCCGATCGTGGCGAGGCGCTGGCTCTCGGTGAGCTGCTCCTGAAGCATGTCCAACTGCGCCTGCAGGTTCGACAATTGCTCGAGTAGCGAAACGTCGAGGGCCGCGGGCTGGGGACTAAGTTCACTCACCGTACGGCTGCTATCGGTCCGCAGTGGGGGGCTTCTTCACCACGCCACTATGGGAAATCGGCAATATCCGCTTATGGGACGCCGATCGGGCAAGTACTGCGCGGTCTCGGGTCCGATCAGCCGTACGGATCGCTCAAGTAGCCTGTTTGTCCCGAAGCATTAGTACCGTGGATCGATGTCGATGCCGGTGACGCCGACCAGCGTTTCCCGCCGCCCGTCGGCGTGCGTGATGCGGAGGTAACCCTCCGCCGTCACCCCATCCACGCGTGCCGGTGTCTGCGTACCGTGTCGCCGGAGGGTGATCGTGCGGCCGGGCATGCGGCTCATCTCCATCCATACCGCCGGGAGGTCGGCAGACGACCGCTCTAGCGCATCGATCGCTTTGACGAGCGAAGCGAAGAAGCCCGGGATGGCGACGTCGCCACCCGTCTGCTGTCGCACCGACGTCGCAATGTTCGCGAGCGGCCCGTCGAACTGCGACTGGCGAAGATTGAGGCCGATGCCCATCACCCAAGCGCGGCCTGTGGGGGTGTCGCACGATTCGATCAGGATGCCCGCGATCTTGCGTGTCTGCTCGCTGGTGCCGACGAGAACGTCGTTCGGCCACTTCAGGTGCGCTGCGATGCCATGATCACTCCGCAGCACCGTCGCCAGCGCCACCGCGGGCAACAGCGATAGCGCCGGCGTGCGCAGCGGTTCGAGAAAGACGATCGACATCCAAAGGCCGACCGGTTCTGCCGAGTCCCACGGTTTGCCATCACTGCCACGGCCCGCGGTTTGCGCGCCGGCGATGAAGATGTCACCATCACCGGCGGTGCCTGCCTTCGCAGCGAGTGCAGCGCGGGTGTTCGTCGAATCCGTCTTGTCGTAATAGGTTACCAGCCGATCGATGCCGAGGGTGCGCAGGGCGGTGTGGAACGTCCGCTGAATCATCTTCAAGCCTAAAGTACACAACGCAGCGCATCGATTGATTGGAGGCATGACGCCTGCGTCGCGGTTGGCGCAGCCGCATCGCCGTACCATGGGCGGCCCGCCCATGCCTTTGCTTCCCAAAAAGGTCACGGGCGGGCCGCCTGTGGTACGGCCGTCGTCATCGCTGCGCGACGTAAGCACGCCAGCCGCCCAAGTGGGTGATCTCCGTCGCGCCCCGCATCGCCCGCGGTTCACAGACGAAGCCTTTCACCGTCGTGCCGTCCTCCAGTTCCGCGGTCCCGATCGCCAGCGGCGCGGGCACCTCGGCGACGAACGCGCCGAAGGCCTCGGTCGACAGCGACCACACCTCCACCTCGATCGCGGCGCCGTCTTCGCCAGTGGTGCCCACGTGGACCAACCCAGGTTTGGGCGGTGTGGTGTTGGCCAGCGCGTACAGCTTGTAACGCGGCGCGGTGCGCGTTGCGCGCACGAGCCGTCCACCGCGACTGGTGAGCTGATGGTTTAACGGCATGCCGCTGAGGTGCGCGCCAACGACGGCCAACTGGATCTCGTTCATCAGTGCCTTTCGTAATGTTCACGTTGCGCCGGCGAGCGTGCGATATCGCAGCGCCAGCGTACAGAGTGGTTCCTCGTGCCACGCCGGCGCGACGAACGTGATGCCGAACGGCAACCCGTTCGGCCGGAACCCCGCGGGCACGGCCAGCGCGCTCAGGTCGAGCAGGTTCACGAAGTTCGTGTAGTAGCCGAGGTTCGCGTTCAGCGAGATCGGGTCGGCCAGCAGTTCGTCCACGCGGTAGATCGTGCCGGTGGTGGGCAGCGCGAGGATGTCGACCTCGTCCCACACCGGCTCCGTCTGCCGGCGCAGCGCCGCCAGCTGATAGGTGGCTTCGAACGCGTCGGCAGCGGAGAACTTGCTAGCGCCCTCGATGATCGTGCGCACGACCCTGTGCGTAGCATCGGGATGTTCACTGATGAACTTGCCCACCGCGGCGTAACGCTCGGCGACGAATGCGCCGCCGTAGAGCAGGCGGGCGGTGGCGTCGAAGGGCTCGTAGTCGATCGTCACGCGTTGTCCGCCGATGCGCTGCAACTGTTCGAGCGAGGCGACGTACAGGTCGCGCGCCGCGGTGTCGCCGAAGAACTTCAGCTGGTCCTCCCGCGGCACACCGAACCGGAACGTCTCACCGTACGCGGCCAGTGATGCCGGTGCCGCCGGTGCCGCGCGCGAGAACGCGTCTTCCGCATCGAAGCCCTGCGCCACCGCGAGCACGGCCGCGGCATCGGGCACGCGGCCGGCGAAGATCGAGACGCAGTCGAGCGACCGGCACGCCGGCACTACACCGCGGGTGCTGAGCCGACCCTTCGTGGGCTTCAGGCCGATCAGACTGTTGAACGCCGCCGGCACGCGACCGGAGCCGGCGGTGTCGGTGCCGAGGGCGAAGCTCACGAGCCCGCCCGCCACCGCGACGGCCGAGCCACTACTGGAACCACCGGAGACGTAGTCGCTGTTGAACACGCACCGCGGCGCGCCGTGAGGCGAGCGCGTGCCGACCAGGCCGGTCGCGAACTGGTCGAGGTTCGTCTTGCCGACGAAGATCGCGCCCGCGTCCAACAGCCGACGCACCACCGTCGCGTCTTCCGTCGGCGTGTACGCGAACGCCGGGCAGGCGGCCGTCGTGGGCATGCCCGCGACGTCGATGTTGTCCTTCACAGCGAACGGGATGCCATAGAGCGCGCGAGCCGGCGAGGGGCCGAGGCGCTCGAGTTCATCCGCCCGCGTAGCCAGCGCGTCATCGGTCGCGCGGCTGATCCAGACGTGCTCGTGCCGCGACGACGCAAGGCGCGATAGCACCGCCGCCACAACGTCGCGCGGCCGCAC from Tepidisphaeraceae bacterium harbors:
- a CDS encoding biotin--[acetyl-CoA-carboxylase] ligase, encoding MIQRTFHTALRTLGIDRLVTYYDKTDSTNTRAALAAKAGTAGDGDIFIAGAQTAGRGSDGKPWDSAEPVGLWMSIVFLEPLRTPALSLLPAVALATVLRSDHGIAAHLKWPNDVLVGTSEQTRKIAGILIESCDTPTGRAWVMGIGLNLRQSQFDGPLANIATSVRQQTGGDVAIPGFFASLVKAIDALERSSADLPAVWMEMSRMPGRTITLRRHGTQTPARVDGVTAEGYLRITHADGRRETLVGVTGIDIDPRY
- the atzF gene encoding allophanate hydrolase, with amino-acid sequence MQNDVLSLDSITTLREQLTRGDVRPRDVVAAVLSRLASSRHEHVWISRATDDALATRADELERLGPSPARALYGIPFAVKDNIDVAGMPTTAACPAFAYTPTEDATVVRRLLDAGAIFVGKTNLDQFATGLVGTRSPHGAPRCVFNSDYVSGGSSSGSAVAVAGGLVSFALGTDTAGSGRVPAAFNSLIGLKPTKGRLSTRGVVPACRSLDCVSIFAGRVPDAAAVLAVAQGFDAEDAFSRAAPAAPASLAAYGETFRFGVPREDQLKFFGDTAARDLYVASLEQLQRIGGQRVTIDYEPFDATARLLYGGAFVAERYAAVGKFISEHPDATHRVVRTIIEGASKFSAADAFEATYQLAALRRQTEPVWDEVDILALPTTGTIYRVDELLADPISLNANLGYYTNFVNLLDLSALAVPAGFRPNGLPFGITFVAPAWHEEPLCTLALRYRTLAGAT